Below is a window of Roseofilum casamattae BLCC-M143 DNA.
CTCCCAGATACTGTCGCCCTACTCCACTAGTCAGGTTGCCGCTTTTCCGATGCCCTGTATCATCAACAATCAGAGTAAATCCGGACTTGATTCTGGTTTGAGAGCATTTGTTCATCACTTGGAGACGACGGTCATTTATTTGCGTGCTCTTCCAGGGGGCATCTGTTAAAAAATGATGTAATCTATTGTAGACTACACCGACGGCATTATCCGCCATCTGTCAAAGCAAGGAGGCATTGCTGATAGAGTAGTTTCTTTCATCGCGTCAATCACAACGTGAAATCGCCTTATGGCAAGTATTATAACCTGATTTCATTATTTTTCTTGTCTAAGTCCCGATATTGCAGCAGATAGCTCCAGACTCTGGGGTTATCTTTTTCTGTCTCTAGGTATTGTTGCTGGGCTTTCACGTTTCTCTGCCAGTGCGGCTTGTCCAGGATAGTTTGACGCGATAGCGCCAGGGGCGGCTGAGGCTTGACCTGACTCAGCTCTACCTAATATCTACCCAAAAGAGCCTGTTACGCCTTCCTTCTCTCCAGCTCTGGAAGCTTTCTGGGGCTTTTGGGGCTGATTTTAGGCAATTTCTGCTCCGGCCTGATGGACTTGCAAAAATCTCAATGTTGAAAACTAATATTTTCCATCTGTCCCTAGCCTTTCCACCCCTATGGTGTTAGGGTGGTTTTAGGTAGATTTTAGGTAGTCCAGCGCCTTTGGGAATGAGAGCAAGAGGCTCGAGTCGCCGTATATCGCGCTATTCGGGTCATGGGCGAAGAGAGACTCGAACTCTCATACCCGAAGGTGCCACATTTTGAGTGTGGTGCGTCTACCAATTTCGCCATTCGCCCTTGGAGGTAACTTCCCCAGTATAACCGATTTTTCCCATCTGCAACAATTTTTGATAATCTGGGGTACTCGCCCAGCGATCGACTTCGCGCGCGCGCAGGACGGGAACGGGATGAGACAGTTCGGCCGTTCGTGCTTCTTTCAACAGTTGACCCAGTTGAGTTTTATCGATCGCATCATAAGCCCGTGCTTGCGCAATAAAGGCATCTAAGTTAAGTTTCGACGCCAGAGAAGGAGAACCGCCAGCGAGTTTCATTAACACCGACATTACAGTTCTGGGATTTTGGGCGACTAACAACGCCGAGCGATCGCAAGAAAATTCCGCACATCGAAGCCATTCCATCATCTGAGCTTGCAATTGTCCCGCCAGCATAGTTCCCCAGTTGGGCAGTAAGCTCGCTCCTAACACCAGCAGATTCGCCAGAGTCAGGTAGACCCCATGGTCGCACTTTAAGTGTCCCAGTTCGTGGGCAATAACGGCTTGAATCTCTTCCGGCGTCAGCAGCTCGATGAGGGACGTATGAACTACCATAAATGGTTTTTTGCCGCGCATGGCAAAGGTATAGGCGTTAGGTACTGGATGCTGGCGAATGTAGAGTTGGGGGGGTTCTAGGTCTAAGATCCGACTGGCATCGAGCAAGAGTTGGTGGAAGTCCGGTAATTGGCGATCGCTAACTAAAATACTGGAGGAAATATGCTCTAAATAAAAATATTCTTCTCCAACTGGGGCGAGCAGAGAGCGGATTAAACTATCGAGTCCGGGGATTTGCTTGAGGGTATTGGTGGCTTCTAAGTCTAGAGGGTGGCGAAAGCGATCGGCTTTTAGTCCGGTTAAAATCGGTTTAGAAAGCGTCATGGAAAAATCTGCTGGCAAGAGGTATTCTCTTTAATTTACACCAGAAAACTTGAAGAAGCGGGTTAATTGCTCAACCCGCTTCTTCATACTTGATGATGGCATAACCGACAAATCTCAAGTTATCTATAGTGTTTGCGATGAATTCAACCGGCAGAAGTCAGGGAATGATTATCGTTCGTTCTGCACGTGAAGAGGCGATCTCTCGACACTTAACCTAAGCGGTTTCGAGCCAATCAAAGATTCGATCTAACTGGTCTAGGGTGACCAAGCCATATTGCCACAACACCATGGGTAAGGGACCGGGATCGTTTTCGCAGTGTCTCATGGCCACTGAGATCGAAGAGGAAGAGATAGATAACTCATCTTGTAAAAAGCGGATTAATTTAGCGTAGCTTCCGGGAGACATAATTTTTTCACCTCTGTTGTCTTAAAAGATTATTGTCAAATCAACGGTTCTAAAGTGGAGCGGCAAGGAGTCAGTTTACCATCTGTCTCCTACTGCCCAAGCATAGATCGATTAATCTTATACTTGATGTGATCTTCCCCCGTTTATTAATGAGATCTCGATCGCATACCAACTCAGTTCTGAGTCTGATTAACGGGGAGTTAGGTTCCTAAGAGACATAGTCTTTAGCATAAAAGCTTCATGCTTCGACGCAAGCACTTAGGAATTTTATTATCAGTATTTTATGTCTTAAGCATTCCACTATAGTCAATATTGTTTGGCTTGTCAAGAATTCACTTAACCGCTGCGCGCTTCCGCAAGACTGATGTTAATTATTGTAAAAGTTTATGGCGAGACGATCGCCCACCTGAAGCCCTAACTCCCGCGCCCGCCCGGCTCGCAGTTCGAGCACTCGATCTGCCAGTTTCTCGGGCCCATAGGAAGGGCAGGAAGGAGTCGTACAAGGAGGAACCGACTCGGCGATCGCAATAACTTCTTCTCCGAGTAAAAATACCATATCTAGGGGTACGGGCACATTTTTCATCCAGAAACTGAGCAGACGGGGAGACTCAAACGGAAACAACATCCCGCGATTATCTGGCAATGGAGGTCGATACATTAACCCTAAAGCTTGCTCTTCTCGAGTGCGCGCCACTTCTAGAAAAAGGGTTTGGCCTTTAATCTTCACTTCCGCAGAAATGCCTAATTCCTGTGCAAGCTGAGTGTTTTCGATCGCATCACGAGAGATCGTAGGATTGGGTTGTGCGGACTCGCATCCCGCGAGACTCGCACCCACTCCCAAGCTCCAGAGCAGACTGAAACCAAACGCCATAATTGGTAACTCCTTAAGGTTCGCGCAAGACATAGCCCACTCCTCGAACAGTCTGAATCAGACGCTTTTCGTCCTCGTTTTCAATTTTTAACCGTAAATAGCGGATATAAACTTCAATCACATTGGATTCTCCCATAAAGTCATAGCCCCAAACTTGTTCTAAAATTTGCTCTCGGGTTAATACTTCGCGGGGATGTTCCATCAAGCACTTGAGCAGATCGAACTCTTTCATGGTTAATTCAATCCCTCGTCCGTTGCGAAATCCTTTTCGAGCATTTAGATCTAACACCAGGTCGCTAAAGCGTAATTGTTCGTGACTTTCAGCATCGGGTTTCAGGTAAAGCCGCAGTCGCTCCAGAAATTCTTCACTGCGGTAAGGCTTCAGAAAATAGTCATCAGCACCAGACTCTAAGCAAGCCACCCGGTCTTCCACCGTATCTTTGGCCATTAACATCAGGATTGGGGCAACAATGCCTTGGCTTCTAAGTTGCTCGCAAACTTTTAACCCCGACTCGCCAGCTAACATGCGATCGATAATAATGAGGGCGGGTTGGATTTCCGTGGCTTGAGTGGGGCAGAGTTTTGGGTCGTTTATTGCTACCGGATCGTAACCTGACTCTCGTAAATCCAGAGTCATTTTTGCCGTGAGGCTAGTATCGCTTTCGATCAGCAGAATACAAGGGTAAGACTCAAGAGCATTGGCGTTCATCAATCGGAGGATGTGGGTTAATGGAATCGATCGGCTCGCATCAAGACTGGTATTAGAAGTATGTATTTCCAATATTGTAGGTCTATTGTAACCGTTTAGCCGTTATTTTTCACGAGTCTGCTGGAGCATTGTTGTAACCAAATGGCGATCGCGCCGAGGACAACAAGTCCTGCAATACCGGCGAGGGGGTTGCGATCGATCCCGGTTATCCAAGTTGGAACTTGTTGCGTGTATTGGATGAGGTTGCCCACATTAATGATATAGAAGGTTCCAACTAATCCGGTATGTAACCCGATAGATAATCCCAATCGTCCGCCAGTCGCATATCTGCCCCAAGCTAGGGTTAATCCGAGGATAACTAAACCGGGAAATTGCACCCAGGTGCGCAGAATTTCGCTGAGGGGTTTAATAAAGTGCAGAATGGCAAACACGGTAGCACTAATTATGGCGGCGTTTCGTGGGGAATAATTTCGTCGCAGTTCCGAGAGCAACCATCCTCGGAAAAAGAGTTCTTCTGCTAATCCTATTCCAAAAGCGACTAAGCTGCCTTCGAGGAGTAGTTGCGCGAGCGGAAGAGAGGAGGGTTGCCAAGCAATCCAACCGCAGAGTTCTTCTACAGTAAATAAGATCAGAAGGCCGGCGATACCAATGCATAGTCCGGCCGCAAATTGTTGTTGGTTGGCTTGACTCCAACGAACGCCGTAATGGTTGGCGGGATGGGGGATGCGATCGATCCATTTTGTCCAACTATAAGCAAGGAGAAGGAACTGCAGATAGAGGAGTCCCATGGCGGCAATGCTTTGCAGATTGGGGTCGCCTGGCGATCGGTAAATGGGCAGAGCAAAGGGCAGCCAAGCACACAATAGAACTACCAGCAGAATGAGAATGCGCCAAATAGCACTGGCACGAGCGAGGAAGCCACGCATGGGGTTGAAGATTGAGCTTTACTCTTCCGGTTCAATTGTACTGGTCAATCCGTGGTTTTTCAGAGTCTCGCAGTAAAATTCCGCATGTTCGAGGGCGCAGACAATTACTAGAGCAATGCCACTGTTGTGAGCTTCCATCATGATACTGACGGCTTGAGGCTGAGTTAAACTCGATACTGTCATCATGAGGGTCTCAACCACGTACTCCATACTATTGAAGTCGTCGTTATGGAGCAGCACCCGATAACGGGGCGCGATTTTGCGAGTTGTCGATCGTTTTTCAATGGTTTCCACAGACATAGAGCTTTACACCTTTGATTTGCTCATTGAAGAAAAGCGTTTACGCCATTTTTGTGAATTTCCGACACCTATCCAATTGAAGACAACAGGCTGCCGATTCACCTCGGACTCAAGGGAGCCGTTTCGTGTAATTTGTTTAGAGTAAAATTATAGCACTACCTTTGGGGATTTGCGTCAGGTGTTCGAGAGATTGCATTTTTTCTCATTTCGCGATGCTTGCTGCTGTTGAGGTTTCGTTGAACAGAGCGAGGGAGTTGGGATTCAGTTCGATTGGCAATTCAATGCTAAATTCTGTCTTGTGACCGTTGCTGTTCTGACAATGTAATTTCCCTCCATGTTGCTCGACGATAATTTGATAGCTAATGTAGAGTCCTAATCCATTATGTTTGCCGATCGCCTTTGTCGTAAAAAAGGGATTAAAGATCTGCGATCGCAAATCCTCCAATATTCCCACTCCATTATCGGCAATCCGAATTTCAACCCAGCCATCGCCTTTGGAAAGAGTGGAGATCTCCAGGGTTGGAGTTACGCTCTTACAGGACTCTAAAGCATCAATCGCATTGGCTAACAAATTCATGAGAGCTTGATTTAATTGCCGAGGATAACAGTGAATTAGGGGCAAATTTTCAGCATAATTACGCACGACAGAAATCTCCGGGCGATCGCTGGTTTCCGCAAACTGATGTTGCAGCAGCAGCAAGGAATTCTCAATTCCTTCATCAATCTGCACCCACTTATCTTCGGATTCATCCAGTCGCGCAAAATTACGCAAGGAATTGACGATCGCTTGGATGCGATCTAAACCGCTTTGTACGGATGACAAGGCTTCGTGCAAGTCTCCAGTCAAAAATTCTACATCAATGCGATCGGCTAATTCTTCTAGAGAATGGGGAGGATGGGGGTAATGAGTCCGATACGCTTCAATCAAATTGAGCAGTTGTCGAGCGGACTCATCGATGTAGTAAAGATTGCCTTGAATAAAGGCTGTGGGATTATTGATTTCATGGGAAACCCCGGCAACTAATTGGCCTAAAGCCGACATTTTTGCGCTCTGAATTAATTGAGCTTGAGTTTGCTGCAAGCGTTTCAATTGCAGTCTTAGTTCCATTTGCGAGATAACCTGCCGTCCGAGAGATTTTAGGGCGGCTAACTGCTCGGGACTCAACTGGCGAGGAATGCGATCCATCGTACAGATCGTACCTAATGTCTGACCGTCAGGCGTTACTAAGGGAGCGCCAGCATAGAAACGCACATTTGGCTCGGAAGTTACCAGAGGATTGGTAGCAAAGCGATCGTCTTCTAAGGCATCCGGAATCACGAATAACTCGTCGGGTTGATGAATAGCATGGGCGCAAAAGGCAATATCTCTGGGGGTTTCACCGGCCTCTAAACCCACCTTAGATTTAAACCATTGTCGGTTGCGATCGACTAAACTAATCAGAGCGATGGGAGTATCGCAAATATAAGCCGCTAATTGACTCAAATCGTCAAAAGCTTCTTCCGCCTCAGAATCTAAAATGTTATAGCGTTCGAGGGCTTGCAGCCGCTCGGTTTCATTGTCTGGAATGGGGGCAGATTTCATTGCGGTTTGAGGGCTAGTAGAAGCGAAGGGAGCGATCGCGCCCAACCTACTGGGAATTGCTTTATCATAAAACCGGTTGTGCTACTGTTCATTACTAACCTATTTTTCCCGAGGTCGGGTTTAATTCCGATGAACGATCGCCTATAATCTAGATCCTAGTGAAACTAAATACGAGTCTATGTTTGATGCCCTCGCCGAACGCCTAGAGTCTGCCTGGAAAAGCCTCCGGGGCCAAGATAAAATTACCGAAACTAATATTAAAGAAGCCTTGCGGGAAGTCCGTCGCGCTCTCCTCGAAGCTGACGTGAACCTACAGGTGGTGAAAAATTTTATTGCCGAAGTAGAATCTAAGGCGCAAGGGGCAGAAGTGGTGAGTGGGGTACGCCCCGACCAACAGTTTATCAAAATTGTCCACGACCAGTTAGTCGCGGTGATGGGCGAGGAAAACGAACCTCTCGCTCATGCGGAAACGGCTCCGACGGTGGTCTTGATGGCAGGCTTGCAAGGAACGGGGAAAACCACTGCATCGGCGAAGCTGGCGCTACATTTGCGCAAACAAGAGCGCAGTTGTCAGTTGGTGGCCACGGACATTTACCGGCCGGCGGCGATCGACCAGTTGATGACCCTCGGGAAACAGATCGACGTACCCGTATTCCAACTGGGAACGGAGGTTTCTCCAGTAGAAATTGCGCGCCAAGGGGTCGAAGATGCGAAAGCTAATGGCATCGATACGGTAATTATCGATACGGCGGGGCGCTTGCAAATCGATGCCGACATGATGGCAGAGTTGGCTCAAGTCAAAGAAGCCGTACAACCTGATGACACCTTGCTCGTCGTCGATGCGATGATGGGACAAGAAGCGGCGAACTTGACCCACACCTTCCACGAGCAAATCGGCATTACCGGTGCAATTTTAACCAAAATGGATGGGGATAGCCGAGGGGGAGCCGCCCTCTCCGTGCGCCGGATTTCCGGACAACCGATTAAGTTTATTGGGGTGGGCGAGAAAGTAGAAGCCCTGCAACCATTTTATCCCGATCGCATGGCGTCCCGCATTCTCGGCATGGGCGACGTTTTGACCTTAGTCGAAAAAGCCCAAGAAGAAGTAGATATTGCTGATGCGGCGAAGATGCAGGAGAAAATTCTCTCCGCTCAGTTCGATTTTTCCGACTTCTTGAAACAAACCCGCCTAATGAAGAATATGGGGTCTTTGGGTGGGTTGATGAAAATGATTCCGGGAATGGGCAAACTCAATTCCGACCAACTGGAACAAGGAGAGTTGCAACTGAAGCGATCGGAAGCCATGATTAACTCCATGACTACCGAAGAGCGCAAAAATCCCGATCTGCTCTCGAGTTCTCCCAGTCGTCGCCGTCGCATTGCCAAGGGATCCGGTCATTCAGAAAAAGACGTGAGCAAGCTGGTGAGCGACTTCCAGAAAATGCGATCGATGATGCAAATGATGGGCCAAGGACAGTTTCCCGGATTGCCTGCTGGGTTTCCCGGTGGCGGTGGAGGCCCCATGGGTGGCGGAATGTTTGGCGGCGGCCGACCTCCAGCTCCCGGTTGGCAGGGTTATGGTGGAGCGCCGAAGAAGAAAAAGAAGAAGAAAAAGAAAGGATTTGGCACGTTGTAGATTGCTCGGTACGGGAGAACAAGAACTGGCGATCGCGCTCAACTTTGGTAGTCTTTTTAGAGATAGCGCGATCGCCTAACTGAAATTAGAATAAATAGAATATGCGATCGCATTTCCATCGTATTATTCCCCCACGCGATCGCCAACGGCGAGCCTGCACCCATCGCCTGTACTTTTCTGCTAAAATTAAAAGAGGATAGCCCAATCGTTACTATGGCTAAAGACATTTATCACGAGAGATATGGCTCTTGCATTGAAGAAATTCTCCAACGTTATGCGAGAGTTACTTATAGCCAGGGCGAAATTACCAATACTCTAATTGTGGATAGAGAGCGCCATCACTTCCTCTTAGTCAGTGAGGGATGGTTGGAGCAACGAAGAATTCATCGCACTTTGGTTCACTTGGAAATTCGCGATCTGAAAATTTGGGTTCATTTTGATGGTATGGCAGAAAGCGTGGTCGAGCAATTGTTAGCGGTTGGCGTTCCCAAAGAGGATATGGTTTTGGCGTTTCATCCTCCTCACGTTCGGGAAGTGGGAGATTTTGCGATCGCCTAACTTAAAGTAGAATTAAATATGCGATCGCATCAGAAATTCACCCCTTCGCGATGGGCGATCGGCGGAGGAAATTATCGGTTACAATCAATGGGGAGGGCTAGATTAGCGATCGCCATTGATTGTAAACCATTCAGCTCCATTCAATATCTTCCCATTCTCCATATATATCCATACACCATCCTAAGCTACGCCAACTTCCGCTATCATCTGGTTGCCTCTCAAAAATGAATTGAAATATACTCTCACCTGTTGATAGATGCAAGCGTTTTTCTGTTGTAACATCAAAGGGAAACAATGTAACTCCTACACCAAAAAGTTCCTTCACATGGCCATTTTCCTCACATCCTGCCATATCTCCACCCATCACAGCTAACCACACAGGAAATAAGAGAGAACTTCGATCTTCACTCCACATCCATTGATTAATCAATGGTGAATGTGGGTTGGTAATATCTATTGTTGCTGAACTGTACTCAAAATCCTGCTTAATCAGTTGCTTAAAATCATCGATAAGAGATTCCATTATATCCTTCCACATTTGTTCTGAATAGGATTCATCGGAGTGTCCGGCATTCCACAGTTTGCGTGCGATTTTTGGATTCATTACTTTCTCCTATCACTTTATCGGCGCGCCCGAGTTGATCGTATTGGTATTCAGTAACGTTAGAGGTATATCGTAAACGGTGACATACTGCACTTCTGCTCCTGCTCTTCCGAAGGGGGAAGAACGCTGGTTTGTGGAGAAGACCCGATCGCACACAGCTTGTTATCGAACTTCTCGAGTATGGGTTTGCCCCGATCGCGAGAATATCAGCCGCGCGATCGAGACGGAAAAGTGCTATGATTAGACGTTCAGTGTCCAAAATGAAATAGCTCATTGACCTCAGAAAAACAATGATCAAGTTACGATTGAAGCGATTCGGTAAAAAACGAGAAGCCAGCTATCGGATTGTGGCCATGCCCAGCACGACTCGCCGGGAAGCCCGTCCTCTAGAAGAACTCGGATTCTACAATCCCAGAACAGACGAAACTCGGTTGGATGTGCCGGGAATTATTCGGCGCTTGCAACAAGGTGCTCAACCAACTGATACTGTGCGTAACATCCTGAAGAAAGCGAATGTCTTTGAACAACTCAAAGCCACAACCCCAGAAAGCTAGTGAATTGACGACTCCATCAATTGCAACAACTCCAGATTATCCGGGTTTAACGCGGATGCTGATTAATCCGTTTCTGGAGTTTCCCGAAGAACTGCAGGTCGATTGTGAAACCTTGACCAGTGCATCGTTGGTCTGGATACGAGTGGCGTTTTCTGCCAATGATAAAGCGAAAGTCTACGGTCGGGGCGGACGCAATATTGAAGCGATCCGAACGGTTCTATCCACCGCAGCTCAAGTGGCAGGACAATCGGTCTACCTCGATGTTTATGGTGGATTTTATGTATCGGACGAGCATTCCAACGATCGCCACGGACGCAGTGGAGAGGGCAATCCTCATCCCCGACCGGAAAAGATGCGAGGGGGAGTTAAACGTCCAGCGAGATCGCGTCCCGAAACTCGTCAAGTCCAGATCCATCGCGATGGTTAGGGACCCACTGAATGCGACCGTCGATCGCCAATTGTCCTAAATAATGAGCAACGAACGCATCACGATTGAACTACCGACTCCAGATAGTGCAATCGCCTTGTCGGGATACCAGGAAGAAAACCTGAAAACTCTAAGCAAACAAACCGGAGCAACCGTAGTGTTGCGCGGGCAGGAGTTGTCTATCTCTGGGACGGCAAAACAGGTCGAGCTATGCTCGGCCTTAGTGCGATCGCTAGAAGACTTTTGGAGTAAAGGCAAAACCCTCTCGGGGGTCGATTTTCTCACTGCTCGCCATGCCTTAGATACTGGGCGCGAGGGCGAGCATCACGACCTGAAACACAATGTTTTGGCGCGTACCCGTCGAGGCGAAGAGATCCGAGCCAAAACCTTTGCGCAAAAACGCTACGTGCGATCGGTGCGCACCCAAGATTTAACCTTTTGTATCGGCCCGGCAGGAACGGGAAAAACCTATCTGGCCGCTGTTTTAGCCGTGCGATCGCTACTAGACAACGAGTACGAGCGATTAATTTTAACTCGTCCGGCGGTAGAAGCCGGTGAAAAATTAGGCTTTTTACCCGGAGACTTGCAACAAAAAGTCGATCCGTTTTTGCGACCCTTGTACGATGCTCTCTATGAATTTATCGAACCGGAAAAGATTGCCAGTTTAATGGAGCGCGGGACAATTGAAGTAGCTCCATTAGCCTATATGAGAGGTCGAAGTTTAAATAACTCGTTTATTATTGTTGATGAAGCGCAAAATACGACGCCCGCCCAGATGAAAATGGTCTTAACGCGGTTGGGATTTAAGTCGCGGATGGTAGTGACGGGAGATATTACACAAACCGATTTACCCGGCGATCGGCGATCGGGACTTGCTGTGGCCGAGCGTATCTTGCAAAATGTAGAAGGCATTGGCTTTTGCAAACTAACTCAAGCTGATGTAGTGCGCCATGCTCTCGTCCAGCGTATTGTAACGGCTTACGATCGCTATGAAAAATAGTCCTAATATTTTGTTTGCTCTGCTAATTAGCCTGGCGATTTGGGCCGTTGCTCTGCCATCCCAGGCCGGACCATTGGGCGATCGCTTGTCTGAATTTCCTCAGTGGACGGATAAACCGCCAGTTATGGCCGCTCGCGGAGATTTAATTTATCCAGATTGGATGGAAGGAACTTGGGAAGTGACCAGCACCCTCGTAGATATGGTTGCTCCCCTAGCTCCCGATTTAGTTACTCCCGGTTTTGAAGCAAACCGCGATTATCTCGATCGGCCGATCGCATTTCATGTTAGATTTCAACCGGCTAGCGAGTGGGTCTGGCCGGTGAAACCTGAATCGGGATGGTCTTGGGGTACTACTCTCGATCGCATCTTGAACCCGATTATTGCCGACCGAGAATTTAATGGCTCTCAGATTGCCAAAGCGTATTTGGGTGACAATGGCTTGCGATCGGTCAAAGTCGATCCGAACAATCCCAATCGGGAAATTATTCGCTTTGGCTCCAGTCAGAAACTCATATCGATTGTCACGGGACGGGCGACGGAAAACCCTAATACTGATGAGTTTATTAGCAGTGAGGTTGCTCAACAGATCTTTCGTCAAGATGCACAAATTTATCTGAATGAAGTGGAGACGACGACAGCTTATCATCGGAATGAGAATGGCGAGCGATCGCTGCAAGCAGAACAAGTAACAGCCATTTATCTGTCCCCCCAAGATCCCAACTACTTCCGAGCGCTCTCAACTCCAGTTGCCCTATATCGCTACCAGTTAACTCTTTCTCCCGTGGTAACTTCATTAGCTTTGGAAAAACCGTCTTAGTCGTCGTTTGACAAATCAATTAATCCATGCTACGGTAATATACCGGTGGGTTAATCCTACCTCCCAAGTTCCACCAGGAGAGGTGGCCGAGTGGTTGAAGGCGCAGCACTGGAAATGCTGAAAAAGGTGTAAGCCTTTTCGGGGGTTCGAATCCCCCCCTCTCCGTTTTAGACCCTTTCAACCAATTTCAGATGCTAGAACA
It encodes the following:
- a CDS encoding M48 family metallopeptidase, with the translated sequence MTLSKPILTGLKADRFRHPLDLEATNTLKQIPGLDSLIRSLLAPVGEEYFYLEHISSSILVSDRQLPDFHQLLLDASRILDLEPPQLYIRQHPVPNAYTFAMRGKKPFMVVHTSLIELLTPEEIQAVIAHELGHLKCDHGVYLTLANLLVLGASLLPNWGTMLAGQLQAQMMEWLRCAEFSCDRSALLVAQNPRTVMSVLMKLAGGSPSLASKLNLDAFIAQARAYDAIDKTQLGQLLKEARTAELSHPVPVLRAREVDRWASTPDYQKLLQMGKIGYTGEVTSKGEWRNW
- a CDS encoding DUF2949 domain-containing protein; the encoded protein is MSPGSYAKLIRFLQDELSISSSSISVAMRHCENDPGPLPMVLWQYGLVTLDQLDRIFDWLETA
- a CDS encoding DUF192 domain-containing protein is translated as MAFGFSLLWSLGVGASLAGCESAQPNPTISRDAIENTQLAQELGISAEVKIKGQTLFLEVARTREEQALGLMYRPPLPDNRGMLFPFESPRLLSFWMKNVPVPLDMVFLLGEEVIAIAESVPPCTTPSCPSYGPEKLADRVLELRAGRARELGLQVGDRLAINFYNN
- the nblR gene encoding response regulator transcription factor NblR — encoded protein: MNANALESYPCILLIESDTSLTAKMTLDLRESGYDPVAINDPKLCPTQATEIQPALIIIDRMLAGESGLKVCEQLRSQGIVAPILMLMAKDTVEDRVACLESGADDYFLKPYRSEEFLERLRLYLKPDAESHEQLRFSDLVLDLNARKGFRNGRGIELTMKEFDLLKCLMEHPREVLTREQILEQVWGYDFMGESNVIEVYIRYLRLKIENEDEKRLIQTVRGVGYVLREP
- a CDS encoding CPBP family intramembrane glutamic endopeptidase yields the protein MRGFLARASAIWRILILLVVLLCAWLPFALPIYRSPGDPNLQSIAAMGLLYLQFLLLAYSWTKWIDRIPHPANHYGVRWSQANQQQFAAGLCIGIAGLLILFTVEELCGWIAWQPSSLPLAQLLLEGSLVAFGIGLAEELFFRGWLLSELRRNYSPRNAAIISATVFAILHFIKPLSEILRTWVQFPGLVILGLTLAWGRYATGGRLGLSIGLHTGLVGTFYIINVGNLIQYTQQVPTWITGIDRNPLAGIAGLVVLGAIAIWLQQCSSRLVKNNG
- the clpS gene encoding ATP-dependent Clp protease adapter ClpS — its product is MSVETIEKRSTTRKIAPRYRVLLHNDDFNSMEYVVETLMMTVSSLTQPQAVSIMMEAHNSGIALVIVCALEHAEFYCETLKNHGLTSTIEPEE
- a CDS encoding sensor histidine kinase; the protein is MKSAPIPDNETERLQALERYNILDSEAEEAFDDLSQLAAYICDTPIALISLVDRNRQWFKSKVGLEAGETPRDIAFCAHAIHQPDELFVIPDALEDDRFATNPLVTSEPNVRFYAGAPLVTPDGQTLGTICTMDRIPRQLSPEQLAALKSLGRQVISQMELRLQLKRLQQTQAQLIQSAKMSALGQLVAGVSHEINNPTAFIQGNLYYIDESARQLLNLIEAYRTHYPHPPHSLEELADRIDVEFLTGDLHEALSSVQSGLDRIQAIVNSLRNFARLDESEDKWVQIDEGIENSLLLLQHQFAETSDRPEISVVRNYAENLPLIHCYPRQLNQALMNLLANAIDALESCKSVTPTLEISTLSKGDGWVEIRIADNGVGILEDLRSQIFNPFFTTKAIGKHNGLGLYISYQIIVEQHGGKLHCQNSNGHKTEFSIELPIELNPNSLALFNETSTAASIAK
- the ffh gene encoding signal recognition particle protein → MFDALAERLESAWKSLRGQDKITETNIKEALREVRRALLEADVNLQVVKNFIAEVESKAQGAEVVSGVRPDQQFIKIVHDQLVAVMGEENEPLAHAETAPTVVLMAGLQGTGKTTASAKLALHLRKQERSCQLVATDIYRPAAIDQLMTLGKQIDVPVFQLGTEVSPVEIARQGVEDAKANGIDTVIIDTAGRLQIDADMMAELAQVKEAVQPDDTLLVVDAMMGQEAANLTHTFHEQIGITGAILTKMDGDSRGGAALSVRRISGQPIKFIGVGEKVEALQPFYPDRMASRILGMGDVLTLVEKAQEEVDIADAAKMQEKILSAQFDFSDFLKQTRLMKNMGSLGGLMKMIPGMGKLNSDQLEQGELQLKRSEAMINSMTTEERKNPDLLSSSPSRRRRIAKGSGHSEKDVSKLVSDFQKMRSMMQMMGQGQFPGLPAGFPGGGGGPMGGGMFGGGRPPAPGWQGYGGAPKKKKKKKKKGFGTL
- a CDS encoding XisI protein gives rise to the protein MAKDIYHERYGSCIEEILQRYARVTYSQGEITNTLIVDRERHHFLLVSEGWLEQRRIHRTLVHLEIRDLKIWVHFDGMAESVVEQLLAVGVPKEDMVLAFHPPHVREVGDFAIA
- the rpsP gene encoding 30S ribosomal protein S16, whose protein sequence is MIKLRLKRFGKKREASYRIVAMPSTTRREARPLEELGFYNPRTDETRLDVPGIIRRLQQGAQPTDTVRNILKKANVFEQLKATTPES
- a CDS encoding KH domain-containing protein; the protein is MSLNNSKPQPQKASELTTPSIATTPDYPGLTRMLINPFLEFPEELQVDCETLTSASLVWIRVAFSANDKAKVYGRGGRNIEAIRTVLSTAAQVAGQSVYLDVYGGFYVSDEHSNDRHGRSGEGNPHPRPEKMRGGVKRPARSRPETRQVQIHRDG
- a CDS encoding PhoH family protein, whose translation is MSNERITIELPTPDSAIALSGYQEENLKTLSKQTGATVVLRGQELSISGTAKQVELCSALVRSLEDFWSKGKTLSGVDFLTARHALDTGREGEHHDLKHNVLARTRRGEEIRAKTFAQKRYVRSVRTQDLTFCIGPAGTGKTYLAAVLAVRSLLDNEYERLILTRPAVEAGEKLGFLPGDLQQKVDPFLRPLYDALYEFIEPEKIASLMERGTIEVAPLAYMRGRSLNNSFIIVDEAQNTTPAQMKMVLTRLGFKSRMVVTGDITQTDLPGDRRSGLAVAERILQNVEGIGFCKLTQADVVRHALVQRIVTAYDRYEK